The window AATGCCAGAGTTTGAACGTAAAGCTCTGGACTCGCTGCGTGAACCGCTGGAATCGGGGGAGATCATCATCTCTCGGGCTCAGGGTAAAACTCGTTTTCCAGCCCGCTTTCAGCTGGTGGGCGCACTCAACCCCAGCCCGACCGGCTATTACGAAGGCAATCAGGCTCGCACCAATCCACAAGCCATTCTACGTTATTTAGGCCGTTTATCAGGACCGCTACTCGATCGATTCGATATGTCGCTAGAAATTCCTGCATTGCCCAAGGGCACATTGTCGGAGGGAGGTGACCGAGGTGAGGCGACCGCAGTAGTTAAAAAGCGGGTTAACGGCGCTCGCCAGAACATGTTAAGCCGCAGTGGCAAGGTGAATGCTCTGCTGGGGAGCCGCGAGATAGAAACGTTTTGCCCACTACAAAAAAGTGATGCTGAGTTTCTGGAGACCGCCTTGCATAGACTGGGGCTGTCTATACGCGCGTACCATCGAATCATTAAAGTGGCCCGTACGATTGCGGATTTGGATGGGGAAGAGCAGATTGAGCGCTCCCACCTGGCGGAAGCGCTGGGATATCGTGCTATGGACCGGTTACTGAAACAGCTTACTACACAGTCTGTGTGAAATATGTGAGCTAAGATAATCCGTCCCTTGATGTCAGGGATAGGCAGTTAAAAGCGATAGCTGAAGCCTAACGAGAATAGGTATTCCTTCTCGTCATAGAAGGTGATGTTTGAGTCGGTCTGACTATAGCCTGCGAATGAAATGAAAGACCAGTCTTGCCAGTCAAACACATTTTGGTATTCGTAAGCGGCAAACAGGCTCAACTTGTCGTCACTGCGTGTCTTGGTGAAGGTCTGGCTTTTGGATTGATAGTCTTGAAGCGTATAGCCGCCAGTGAGTGCTAAGCGGTGACGATTGATGAACTTAAACCAGCTCAGTTCAACCCCATACGAGTCGAAGGATTCTGCTTTACCATCGGCATCTTGATTAATGTAAGTAAACGCGGGTTGCAGGATGGAAGTCCGATCAAGTGAAATTCGATAGTCACCTTTAATGTAGTAAATATCAGCATCGCGAGCCAAAGTGCGATCGGTCACTTCCTCTTTATCGACTTTTTTATCGGCATAGGCAAGATCCAGATTGAAGTTTTTATCAATCAGCCCTTTCACCTGAAAGCGATAAGCGTTACCGCCTTCATCGGTTGTGCGTCGAGCCACGCTTACCTGATAAGGATTACGCCAGGTTTCCCCTTCTAACACGGTTGGCAGGTACGATACATCGAGTATGGTGTCTGACGGCAATTGGTATTGATAGCCTAGCTGGAATGCAAGTGTACCGATGGCCACATCTGAACGAGTGGTGCCAGCGTATACTTGCTGGTTAAGTTGCGTACCGAAGGTATAGGCGATGTTCCCTAGAGGAGCTGCGACCACCGAGCTATCTCTGTCAGCACGGTGATTTAGTGAGTCGATGGTCCTGTCGCTTTCGGTATTAAAGTTAGATTCTGACGTAACAAAGGCAGCATTCAGTGAAATCTCACCGCTGAATCCAGCGGTTTCTGCGAGCTGTGCTTGAGCTGAACTGACGATGAAGGCCAAGGTCAAGACCGTTAGTCTCGGTTTCATTCATGATCTCCCTATTTGTGAATGAGTGGTTTAAACCATAGCGAGTGTTTATTGACACCGGGTGATATTTAGTTTTTCCCTAATCTATGCGACAGAGTAATATCATTGTTTCATATGAGGCAAGACCAATCAG is drawn from uncultured Vibrio sp. and contains these coding sequences:
- a CDS encoding DUF2860 domain-containing protein, whose protein sequence is MKPRLTVLTLAFIVSSAQAQLAETAGFSGEISLNAAFVTSESNFNTESDRTIDSLNHRADRDSSVVAAPLGNIAYTFGTQLNQQVYAGTTRSDVAIGTLAFQLGYQYQLPSDTILDVSYLPTVLEGETWRNPYQVSVARRTTDEGGNAYRFQVKGLIDKNFNLDLAYADKKVDKEEVTDRTLARDADIYYIKGDYRISLDRTSILQPAFTYINQDADGKAESFDSYGVELSWFKFINRHRLALTGGYTLQDYQSKSQTFTKTRSDDKLSLFAAYEYQNVFDWQDWSFISFAGYSQTDSNITFYDEKEYLFSLGFSYRF